In Spirobacillus cienkowskii, a genomic segment contains:
- the rfbB gene encoding dTDP-glucose 4,6-dehydratase: MVHEDVLLVTGAAGFIGSNFVRYMFEKYHKIKIISLDKLTYAGSLKNLSNLSDLYSHKFVQGDICDQNLIVNLLRQYSITKIINFAAESHVDRSIENPLHFVQTNVLGTFQLLEAARQVWIVEKKLTQNQCRFHHISTDEVYGSLSLHDLPFSEITPYDPQSPYSATKASSDHLVKAYANTYGLPISITNCSNNYGRFQHSEKLIPTVIRSCLEQQRIPVYGDGSNIRDWLYVIDHCSAIDAVLQRSCVGECFNVGGNTEVSNMSLVKMICKIMNQLKPASINYESLISFVTDRPGHDWRYAIDNSKIKNKLGWEPTHKLDEGLLYTVQHYLAAGF; encoded by the coding sequence ATGGTGCATGAAGATGTTTTGCTTGTAACAGGGGCTGCGGGATTTATTGGCTCAAATTTTGTTAGATACATGTTTGAAAAATATCATAAAATAAAAATAATAAGTTTAGATAAACTCACTTATGCTGGTTCATTAAAAAATTTGTCAAATTTATCTGATTTGTATTCCCATAAATTTGTACAAGGTGATATTTGTGATCAAAATTTAATTGTAAATTTGTTAAGACAATATTCAATAACAAAAATTATAAATTTTGCGGCAGAAAGTCATGTTGATCGTTCCATCGAAAATCCTCTGCATTTTGTGCAAACAAATGTGCTTGGCACGTTTCAATTGCTAGAGGCTGCGCGTCAAGTGTGGATTGTTGAAAAAAAATTAACTCAAAATCAATGTCGTTTTCATCATATTTCTACGGACGAAGTGTACGGTTCGTTGTCATTGCATGATCTTCCATTTTCTGAAATCACGCCTTATGATCCACAGTCTCCGTATTCGGCAACGAAGGCAAGTTCGGATCATTTGGTGAAAGCGTATGCAAATACTTATGGTTTACCAATTTCTATTACGAATTGTTCTAACAATTATGGTCGATTTCAGCATTCAGAAAAACTCATTCCAACCGTGATTAGAAGCTGTTTAGAGCAGCAGCGCATTCCTGTATATGGAGATGGAAGTAACATTAGAGATTGGCTGTATGTGATTGATCACTGTTCTGCTATCGATGCTGTATTACAACGCTCTTGTGTTGGAGAGTGTTTTAATGTTGGTGGCAATACTGAAGTGAGTAATATGAGTTTAGTAAAAATGATTTGTAAAATTATGAATCAATTAAAACCAGCTTCTATAAACTATGAATCCCTCATTTCTTTTGTGACAGATAGACCTGGGCACGATTGGCGGTATGCAATAGACAATTCTAAGATTAAAAATAAGTTGGGGTGGGAACCAACTCATAAATTGGATGAGGGGTTGCTTTATACAGTTCAGCATTATCTCGCAGCAGGCTTTTGA
- the rfbA gene encoding glucose-1-phosphate thymidylyltransferase RfbA, with product MKGIILAGGLGTRLFPVTQVISKQLIPVYDKPMIYYSLSMLIMANIKEILIISTPRDLLLFQELLGDGSSLGISLSYAEQREPAGLPQAFLIGEHFIGKSDVCLMLGDNIFHGQSFMHYLEDCRKDLEGGLVFGYSVNDPERYGIVNFDAQGQIISIEEKPTDPKSNIAITGLYFFDCNVVQFAKELKPSLRGELEITDILKKYLSLQKLKVEILGRGVAWLDTGTPRSLLEASLYVSVLEERQGLKICCPEEIAWRKGFISADQLEKLALALSKNSYGKYLLKVLNNHV from the coding sequence GTGAAAGGAATAATTTTAGCCGGAGGTCTTGGAACCCGTCTATTTCCTGTGACCCAAGTTATAAGTAAACAGTTGATTCCTGTTTATGATAAACCAATGATTTACTACTCTCTTTCAATGCTGATAATGGCAAATATTAAAGAAATTTTGATTATTTCTACCCCAAGAGATCTCCTCTTGTTTCAAGAACTCTTAGGAGATGGAAGCAGCTTAGGAATTTCTTTATCTTATGCCGAACAGCGCGAGCCTGCAGGACTCCCTCAAGCCTTTTTAATTGGCGAACATTTTATTGGTAAAAGCGATGTGTGCTTAATGTTAGGTGATAATATTTTTCATGGCCAAAGTTTTATGCATTACCTTGAAGATTGTCGCAAGGATTTAGAAGGCGGTTTGGTTTTTGGTTATTCTGTTAATGATCCTGAGCGGTATGGTATTGTAAATTTTGATGCTCAAGGGCAAATTATTTCAATAGAAGAAAAGCCCACAGATCCTAAGTCAAATATTGCAATTACAGGGCTTTATTTTTTTGATTGCAATGTTGTACAATTTGCAAAAGAACTCAAACCATCGTTGCGTGGCGAACTCGAAATTACAGATATCTTAAAAAAATATTTAAGTTTGCAAAAATTAAAAGTAGAAATATTAGGTAGAGGTGTTGCGTGGCTAGATACAGGAACCCCTCGGTCTTTGCTTGAAGCCTCATTATATGTTTCTGTATTAGAAGAAAGACAGGGTTTAAAAATTTGTTGTCCAGAAGAAATTGCGTGGCGTAAAGGTTTTATTTCCGCTGATCAACTCGAAAAATTAGCTCTGGCTTTATCTAAAAATAGCTATGGCAAATATCTTCTAAAAGTATTGAACAATCATGTGTAA
- the groES gene encoding co-chaperone GroES, with translation MNKSIRPLNDRILLKRIEAEQKTAGGILIPDNAKEKPLEGKVIAVGNGKILENGTHQTPDVKTGDKVLFGKWSGNEIKIDGEEFLLVKEDEILAVIEA, from the coding sequence ATGAATAAATCTATCCGTCCTTTAAACGATCGCATTCTTTTGAAACGTATTGAAGCAGAACAAAAAACAGCTGGAGGCATTCTTATACCAGATAATGCTAAAGAAAAACCTCTAGAAGGCAAAGTGATTGCAGTTGGAAACGGTAAAATATTGGAAAACGGCACACACCAAACTCCTGATGTCAAAACTGGTGATAAGGTTTTATTTGGCAAATGGAGTGGCAATGAAATCAAAATTGATGGCGAAGAATTTTTGCTTGTTAAAGAAGACGAAATTCTTGCAGTAATTGAAGCTTAA